The Candidatus Limnocylindria bacterium genome has a segment encoding these proteins:
- a CDS encoding class II aldolase/adducin family protein, whose product MSEFAPRETVDDLVLANHILSNEGILDAFGHVSVRHPTATDRFLISHTRAPELVEADDLQLLDLSGARVAGGERRSYEEVAIHAALYRHRADVGAVVHSHAPAVIPFSVTGVPLQPIYHMGSVIGHEIPVWDIATRSGDTDLLVRDAAQADDLAKALGGRTVVLMRGHGCVVTGKDVRAAVFAAVYLERNATLLATARGMGKVHALSKAETQLASEMLRGHAGERAWEYWVRRLPQRAGSEKD is encoded by the coding sequence GTGAGCGAATTCGCTCCGCGCGAGACCGTGGACGATCTCGTCCTGGCGAACCACATCCTCTCGAACGAGGGCATCCTCGACGCCTTCGGTCACGTGAGCGTGCGGCATCCCACAGCAACGGATCGCTTTCTGATCTCCCACACGCGCGCACCCGAGCTCGTCGAGGCCGATGACCTTCAGCTGCTGGACCTGAGTGGCGCGCGCGTGGCCGGCGGCGAGCGGCGTTCGTATGAGGAGGTGGCGATCCACGCCGCGCTGTATCGCCACCGCGCGGATGTCGGCGCGGTCGTACATTCGCACGCGCCGGCGGTCATCCCGTTCAGCGTGACGGGCGTTCCGCTGCAGCCGATCTATCACATGGGCTCGGTGATCGGACATGAGATCCCGGTGTGGGATATCGCGACGCGATCCGGCGACACGGATCTGCTCGTGCGCGACGCCGCGCAGGCTGACGATCTCGCGAAGGCGCTCGGCGGCCGGACCGTCGTCCTGATGCGCGGACACGGCTGCGTGGTCACCGGCAAGGACGTGCGCGCCGCCGTCTTCGCCGCCGTCTACCTCGAGCGGAACGCCACGCTGCTCGCTACGGCGCGTGGTATGGGCAAGGTCCACGCGCTCAGCAAAGCCGAGACGCAGCTCGCCTCCGAGATGCTGCGCGGTCATGCCGG